Proteins encoded together in one Polaribacter reichenbachii window:
- a CDS encoding oxidoreductase family protein — protein sequence MNNHFKSIILQKTGASSLQEKEVIQSLWSGYGKIIRVTLEGSPLKSVVVKNVQLPKQLNHPRGWNSDIGHQRKLKSYQVESYWYKNYSNQSKARLPKCLAITKKEGEVLIVLEDLDESGFLLRKQNVSWLEIEACLQWLANFHASFLGKDPIGLWEVGTYWHLATRPQELKVLEDIELKKAAAAIDNALSNCQHKTFVHGDAKLANFCFSKNGQVAGVDFQYVGGGCGMKDVAYFVGSCLNENDCERLESKILDTYFSHLHNAIGYKNEALEKEWRALYYVAWADFHRFLKGWSPGHWKINSYSERITKQVIKNL from the coding sequence ATGAACAACCATTTCAAATCCATCATCCTACAAAAAACGGGTGCATCATCTTTACAAGAAAAAGAAGTAATTCAATCACTTTGGAGTGGTTATGGTAAAATAATTCGTGTAACATTAGAGGGAAGTCCGCTAAAAAGTGTGGTGGTAAAAAATGTACAATTGCCTAAACAATTGAATCATCCTAGAGGTTGGAATTCTGATATTGGTCACCAAAGAAAATTAAAATCCTACCAAGTAGAATCGTATTGGTACAAAAACTATAGCAACCAAAGTAAGGCACGTTTACCAAAATGCTTGGCTATTACAAAAAAAGAAGGTGAGGTTTTAATAGTTTTAGAAGATTTAGATGAATCTGGATTTTTATTAAGAAAACAAAACGTAAGTTGGCTAGAAATTGAAGCTTGTTTGCAATGGTTGGCTAATTTTCACGCTAGTTTTTTGGGGAAAGATCCCATAGGACTTTGGGAGGTTGGTACTTATTGGCATTTAGCAACGAGGCCGCAAGAACTAAAAGTTCTAGAAGATATTGAATTGAAAAAAGCGGCGGCTGCAATTGATAATGCATTAAGTAATTGTCAACACAAAACCTTTGTACACGGAGATGCAAAATTGGCAAACTTCTGTTTTTCTAAAAACGGACAAGTAGCTGGAGTAGATTTTCAATATGTTGGTGGTGGTTGTGGAATGAAAGATGTAGCCTATTTTGTGGGAAGTTGTTTAAATGAAAACGATTGTGAGCGTTTAGAAAGCAAAATTTTAGATACCTATTTTAGCCATTTACATAATGCTATAGGTTATAAAAATGAAGCACTAGAAAAAGAATGGCGAGCATTATATTACGTAGCCTGGGCAGATTTTCATCGATTTTTAAAAGGATGGAGTCCTGGTCATTGGAAAATTAATAGCTATAGTGAACGGATTACAAAACAAGTTATTAAAAATTTATAA
- a CDS encoding purine-nucleoside phosphorylase produces MKQQQLQNTIDFLKSAGITNPEIGIVLGTGLGKLVNEIAIEKEVAYTDIPNFPEATVEFHSGKLIYGELSGKKVLVMSGRFHLYEGYTPWEVTYGIRTMHGLGIENLLISNAAGAINLSYKKGDLMLIEDHLNLQGQSPLAFKGANNFGNIFADMLAPYSKELNIKLNLVATEQNIQLHNGTYASVLGPQLETRAEYRMLQILETDAVGMSTVPEVIVAKQLNLPCSAISVLTDECDPKNLQPVDIAEIIAIAGEAEPKMIALFKGVIEKL; encoded by the coding sequence ATGAAACAACAACAATTACAAAATACAATTGATTTTTTAAAGTCAGCAGGAATTACAAATCCAGAAATAGGAATTGTTTTAGGTACAGGTTTAGGTAAATTAGTCAATGAAATTGCAATAGAAAAAGAAGTAGCTTATACAGATATTCCGAATTTTCCTGAGGCAACTGTAGAGTTTCATTCTGGTAAATTGATTTACGGAGAATTATCAGGAAAAAAAGTATTGGTAATGTCTGGTCGTTTTCATTTATACGAAGGGTATACTCCTTGGGAAGTTACTTACGGAATTAGAACAATGCACGGATTAGGAATCGAAAATCTATTAATTTCTAATGCAGCAGGTGCTATTAATTTATCTTACAAAAAAGGCGATTTAATGCTGATAGAAGATCATCTTAATTTACAAGGTCAATCTCCATTAGCATTTAAAGGAGCTAATAATTTTGGTAATATTTTTGCTGATATGTTAGCACCATATTCAAAAGAATTAAATATCAAATTGAATTTGGTAGCTACAGAACAAAATATTCAATTACATAATGGAACTTACGCAAGTGTTTTAGGCCCTCAATTAGAAACAAGGGCAGAATATAGAATGTTGCAAATTTTAGAGACTGATGCTGTTGGTATGAGTACAGTTCCTGAAGTTATTGTTGCAAAACAACTCAATTTACCTTGTTCAGCAATTTCTGTTTTAACAGATGAATGTGATCCTAAAAATTTACAACCAGTAGATATTGCAGAAATTATTGCTATTGCTGGTGAAGCAGAACCGAAAATGATTGCTTTGTTTAAGGGAGTTATCGAAAAATTATAA
- a CDS encoding DM13 domain-containing protein — MNKLLLIAFLSLSYLQINAQCAETLTGFGNNPDQDSYNIVGDVTLILNTNNTITLNLGSNFRTAPGPDIRAFLVDSNGISDDVLATTLIANLNHFEIGLTQDSGRQSFTVAIPDDKNITDFDKVFFYCLEFNHFWDLGTFTSFSSDNCSVLNIDEIKLDRISIYPNPAKNKIQLSNINAISAEIRIFNVLGKQVFHQSKITNNSIDISSFKKGVYLAKINVDGKTKTQKLVIQ; from the coding sequence ATGAATAAATTATTACTTATTGCTTTTTTAAGCCTTTCTTACCTTCAAATTAATGCGCAATGTGCAGAAACTTTAACAGGTTTTGGTAACAATCCAGACCAAGATTCTTATAATATTGTTGGTGATGTTACTCTTATTTTAAATACCAACAATACAATTACATTAAATTTAGGAAGTAATTTTAGAACTGCTCCTGGGCCAGATATTAGAGCTTTTTTGGTAGATTCTAATGGTATTTCTGATGATGTTTTAGCTACAACTTTAATCGCAAATTTAAATCATTTCGAAATCGGTTTAACACAAGATTCAGGCAGACAGTCTTTTACAGTTGCAATTCCTGATGATAAAAATATAACCGATTTTGATAAGGTCTTTTTCTATTGTTTAGAGTTCAATCATTTTTGGGATTTAGGAACTTTCACTAGTTTTTCATCAGATAATTGTTCAGTTTTAAATATTGATGAAATAAAACTTGATAGAATATCTATTTACCCAAATCCAGCAAAAAATAAGATTCAACTTTCAAATATCAATGCTATTTCTGCCGAAATTCGTATTTTTAATGTTTTAGGGAAACAAGTTTTTCATCAATCTAAAATCACAAATAATAGCATAGATATTTCTTCTTTTAAGAAAGGTGTTTATTTAGCTAAAATTAATGTTGATGGTAAAACAAAAACACAAAAATTAGTAATTCAATAA
- the folP gene encoding dihydropteroate synthase: MTINCKGTLIDLSSPKVMGILNITPDSFFDGGKYKDESAILNQVDKMLLEGATFIDVGAYSSRPGAAHISEAEELQRIIPVIDLLIKNYPEIIISVDTFRSKVAEATVNSGAAIINDISGGNMDTNMFKTVANLQVPYILMHMLGTPQNMQQNPVYDDVVKDIISFFAKQILDLHQLKVNDIIIDVGFGFGKTIAHNFKILSNLELFKSLDAPILAGISRKSMLYKTLDISAQEALNATTSANTIALLNGANILRVHDVKEAVEAVKIVEQVN; this comes from the coding sequence ATGACTATAAATTGTAAAGGCACATTAATAGATCTATCATCACCAAAAGTGATGGGAATTTTAAACATAACTCCAGATTCTTTTTTTGATGGAGGTAAGTATAAAGACGAATCAGCAATTTTAAATCAAGTAGATAAAATGTTGTTAGAAGGTGCAACTTTTATTGATGTTGGTGCGTATTCATCAAGACCTGGAGCTGCACATATTTCTGAGGCAGAAGAGTTGCAAAGAATAATTCCAGTTATTGATTTGTTGATAAAAAACTATCCTGAAATTATTATTTCTGTAGATACATTTAGAAGTAAAGTTGCTGAAGCTACTGTAAATTCTGGTGCAGCAATAATCAATGATATTTCTGGTGGAAATATGGATACAAATATGTTTAAAACAGTTGCCAATTTACAAGTGCCTTATATTTTAATGCATATGTTAGGTACACCACAAAATATGCAACAGAACCCAGTATATGATGATGTAGTAAAAGATATTATTTCCTTTTTTGCGAAACAAATATTAGATTTACATCAACTAAAAGTAAACGATATTATTATTGATGTTGGTTTCGGGTTTGGAAAAACCATTGCGCATAATTTTAAAATTTTAAGTAATTTAGAACTTTTTAAAAGTTTAGATGCACCAATTTTAGCAGGAATTTCAAGAAAATCGATGTTGTATAAAACCCTAGATATTTCTGCACAAGAAGCTTTAAATGCTACGACATCTGCAAATACAATTGCACTGTTAAATGGGGCAAATATTTTGCGCGTGCACGATGTAAAAGAAGCTGTTGAAGCTGTAAAAATTGTTGAACAAGTAAATTAA
- a CDS encoding DUF1599 domain-containing protein, with translation MQDTSKQYDAVIENCRSLFIKKMSDYGSAWRILRLPSLTDQIFIKAQRIRQLQENEVRKVDEGEKSEFIGIINYSIMALIQLEKGVVDNPDLNTEDATILYDKHTKITKELMLNKNHDYGEAWRDMRVSSLTDLILQKLLRVKQIEDNKGKTLVSEGIDANYQDMINYAVFAMIHLG, from the coding sequence ATGCAAGACACCTCAAAACAATATGATGCTGTAATTGAAAATTGCAGAAGTTTATTTATCAAAAAAATGTCTGATTATGGTTCTGCTTGGCGAATTTTACGTTTGCCTTCTTTAACAGATCAAATCTTTATTAAAGCGCAAAGAATTCGTCAGTTACAAGAAAATGAGGTAAGAAAAGTTGATGAAGGTGAAAAATCTGAATTTATTGGTATTATTAATTATTCTATTATGGCTTTAATTCAGTTAGAAAAAGGTGTTGTAGATAACCCAGATTTAAACACTGAAGATGCTACCATTTTATACGATAAGCATACTAAAATTACTAAAGAGTTGATGCTAAACAAGAATCACGATTATGGTGAAGCTTGGAGAGATATGCGTGTTTCTAGCCTTACAGATTTAATTTTACAAAAGTTATTACGTGTAAAACAAATTGAAGATAATAAAGGTAAAACTTTAGTTTCTGAAGGTATTGATGCTAATTATCAAGATATGATTAATTATGCTGTTTTTGCAATGATTCATTTGGGATAA
- a CDS encoding YgiQ family radical SAM protein: MQETKRYQLTDWLPTTNKEVKIRGWEQLDVILFSGDAYVDHPSFGPAVIGRILESYGLKVAIVPQPSVNDNLQDFEKLGKPRLFFAATGGCMDPMVSNYTASKKRRDKDAYTPNGDKGFRPDYATSVYSKILKEKFPDVPVLIGGIEASLRRVTHYDYWSDKLLPTILETSKADMLVYGMGEQPLREIVELLQKGVPFSSLKNIKQTAVLIDERQEKIPVVNDWEDVTINSHEACLADKKTFASNFKTIEQESNKLKARRIFQEVEGKTLVINPPFPTMTEKEIDGSFDLPFTRLPHPKYNKRGPIPAFEMIKFSINIHRGCFGGCSFCTISAHQGKFIASRSQESVLKEIDKVANMPDFKGYLSDIGGPSANMYQMKGKVQSICDKCVAPSCISPVICSNLDTSHKPLTELYQAVDKHPKIKKSFIGSGIRHDMLVPEFNKNADPKELDAYTEEVMTKHVSGRLKVAPEHTSDPVLKLMRKPSFTYFHKFKERFDRINVKKKLNLQLIPYFISSHPASEVEDMANLAAETKNMGFQLEQVQGFTPTPMTVATVIYYSGYHPYTLKPTKTPKTKKEKEDQHKFFFWYKKENKDWIKNTLNKVGRQDLLKVLLPENNSWQKNKKAKTAKNTFDDAVPFNRRKKKVTRSSSKKRRR, translated from the coding sequence ATGCAAGAAACAAAAAGATATCAACTAACAGATTGGTTACCAACCACAAACAAAGAAGTTAAAATAAGAGGTTGGGAACAATTGGATGTTATTTTATTTAGTGGAGATGCTTATGTAGATCATCCATCATTTGGACCTGCTGTAATTGGACGAATTTTAGAAAGTTATGGTCTAAAAGTGGCAATTGTACCACAGCCAAGTGTAAATGATAATTTACAGGATTTCGAAAAATTAGGTAAACCAAGGTTGTTTTTTGCTGCTACTGGAGGTTGTATGGATCCTATGGTTTCGAATTATACAGCTAGTAAAAAAAGACGTGATAAAGATGCTTACACACCAAATGGTGATAAAGGTTTTAGGCCAGATTATGCAACTTCTGTGTATTCTAAAATATTAAAAGAAAAATTTCCAGATGTACCTGTTTTAATTGGCGGAATAGAAGCTTCTTTAAGACGTGTAACACATTATGATTATTGGTCTGATAAGCTATTGCCAACTATTTTAGAAACTTCTAAAGCAGATATGTTGGTGTATGGAATGGGTGAACAACCTTTGCGTGAAATTGTAGAATTATTGCAAAAAGGTGTACCATTTTCTAGTTTAAAAAACATTAAACAAACTGCTGTTTTAATTGATGAGAGACAAGAGAAAATTCCTGTAGTTAATGACTGGGAAGATGTAACTATTAATTCTCATGAGGCTTGTTTGGCAGATAAAAAAACATTTGCTTCTAATTTTAAAACCATAGAACAAGAATCGAATAAATTAAAAGCAAGAAGAATTTTTCAGGAAGTTGAAGGGAAAACTTTGGTGATAAATCCACCTTTTCCAACAATGACAGAAAAGGAAATTGATGGTTCTTTTGATTTGCCTTTTACACGTTTACCACATCCAAAATATAACAAAAGAGGGCCAATTCCTGCTTTTGAAATGATAAAATTCTCTATCAATATTCACAGAGGATGTTTTGGTGGATGTAGTTTTTGTACCATTTCTGCACATCAAGGAAAATTTATTGCTAGTAGAAGTCAAGAATCTGTTTTAAAAGAAATAGATAAAGTAGCAAATATGCCAGATTTTAAAGGCTATTTGTCTGATATTGGTGGACCATCTGCAAATATGTATCAGATGAAAGGAAAAGTACAATCTATTTGCGATAAATGTGTTGCACCAAGTTGTATTTCGCCTGTAATTTGTTCTAATTTAGATACGTCTCACAAGCCATTAACAGAATTATATCAAGCAGTAGATAAACATCCGAAGATAAAAAAATCTTTTATTGGTAGTGGAATTCGACACGATATGTTAGTGCCAGAATTCAACAAAAATGCAGATCCAAAAGAATTGGATGCATACACAGAAGAGGTAATGACCAAACACGTTTCTGGACGTTTAAAAGTAGCTCCAGAACACACTTCTGATCCTGTTTTAAAATTGATGCGTAAACCTTCTTTTACTTATTTTCATAAATTTAAAGAACGTTTTGATAGAATAAACGTCAAGAAGAAATTGAACCTACAATTGATTCCGTATTTTATTTCTAGTCACCCAGCAAGTGAAGTAGAAGATATGGCTAATTTGGCTGCTGAAACTAAAAATATGGGCTTTCAGTTAGAGCAAGTACAAGGTTTTACACCCACTCCAATGACGGTTGCAACTGTAATTTATTATTCCGGCTATCATCCTTATACGTTAAAACCAACAAAAACTCCGAAGACAAAAAAGGAGAAAGAAGATCAGCATAAATTTTTCTTTTGGTATAAAAAAGAAAACAAAGATTGGATTAAAAACACTTTAAACAAAGTGGGTAGACAAGATTTGCTAAAAGTACTTTTACCAGAAAACAATTCTTGGCAAAAAAACAAAAAAGCAAAAACTGCTAAAAATACATTTGATGATGCTGTGCCTTTTAACAGAAGAAAGAAAAAAGTAACTAGAAGTTCTTCTAAAAAGAGAAGGAGGTAG
- a CDS encoding sterol desaturase family protein has product MEKYLEIIKNSYSSYWNYLKNSVFMELNWENYFYGLIIISLIVWGLEAIFPWRKNQSLFRKDFWLDTFYMFFNFFLLNLIVLIALSNSASELFNDVLGIVGLSIKNFQLLEINKLPFFTRIFIFFIVVDFVQWWTHRLLHRVEFLWNFHKVHHSVKQMGFAAHLRYHWMEPVVYNSLKYIPLAIIGGFSAKDIAFVHFFNITIGHLNHANINWDYGGLKYIFNNPKMHIWHHSRELPKERKYGVNFGITLSIWDYIFKTNYIPHSGRDIELGFEGDENFPKGFIQQEMYPLGRKD; this is encoded by the coding sequence ATGGAAAAATATCTAGAAATCATAAAAAACTCATATTCCAGTTACTGGAATTATCTCAAAAATTCGGTTTTTATGGAATTAAATTGGGAGAATTATTTTTATGGTTTAATCATAATTTCTTTAATAGTTTGGGGTTTAGAAGCTATTTTTCCTTGGCGTAAAAATCAATCTCTATTCAGAAAAGATTTCTGGTTAGATACATTTTATATGTTCTTTAATTTCTTTTTGTTAAACTTAATTGTGTTAATCGCGTTATCTAATTCAGCATCAGAATTGTTTAACGATGTTTTGGGGATTGTGGGGTTGTCAATTAAAAATTTTCAGCTTTTAGAAATTAATAAATTACCTTTTTTTACAAGAATCTTCATCTTTTTTATTGTAGTAGATTTTGTACAATGGTGGACACACAGATTGTTACACAGAGTAGAGTTTTTATGGAACTTTCACAAAGTACATCATTCAGTAAAACAAATGGGCTTTGCTGCACACTTGCGTTATCATTGGATGGAACCTGTGGTTTACAACTCTTTAAAATACATTCCTTTGGCAATTATTGGCGGATTTTCTGCTAAAGATATAGCTTTTGTGCACTTTTTTAATATTACAATTGGGCATTTAAATCACGCAAACATTAATTGGGATTATGGTGGGTTAAAATATATTTTTAACAATCCAAAAATGCACATTTGGCATCATTCTAGAGAATTACCAAAAGAGAGAAAATATGGGGTAAATTTCGGAATTACTCTAAGTATTTGGGATTACATTTTTAAAACCAATTACATACCACATTCAGGTAGAGATATTGAGTTGGGGTTTGAGGGTGATGAAAATTTCCCTAAAGGATTTATTCAGCAAGAAATGTATCCTTTAGGTAGAAAAGATTAA
- a CDS encoding type II toxin-antitoxin system RelE/ParE family toxin, which translates to MALKILWTPKADEGLEKVLEYLEEEWTILEILKLENNLKNLLTKISVYPKICPTTSKHKNLHKGLVDKNNYIIYRTDYKNQLIEIINFRGTKQKPIQ; encoded by the coding sequence ATGGCACTAAAAATTCTTTGGACACCGAAAGCTGATGAAGGCTTAGAAAAAGTTTTAGAATATTTAGAAGAAGAATGGACAATTTTAGAAATTCTAAAGCTTGAAAATAATTTAAAAAACCTTTTAACTAAAATCAGTGTTTATCCTAAAATCTGCCCTACAACTTCAAAACATAAAAACTTACACAAGGGTTTAGTTGATAAAAATAATTATATCATTTATCGAACTGACTATAAAAATCAACTAATTGAAATTATTAATTTTAGAGGAACTAAACAGAAACCAATACAATAA
- a CDS encoding 3'(2'),5'-bisphosphate nucleotidase CysQ family protein, with amino-acid sequence MDLQNLTDIAIQAALAAGKVIQKYMNDDVTILEKKIGDSLASQVLTEVDLKSEATVLSYLLPTCKTYDLGLLTEEQEDDKSRFSKEFFWCIDPIDGTLAFIKKQAGFSVSIALISKEGVPQIGVVFDPTTNNLYHAIKGQGAFKNRETWQLNEPNNYLTYTIEKSLTTLPEKDEFIAILNREKEKLKLSELKEHFGSGSVLNAIAVAENRPAIMFKFPKKENGGGSFWDYASTVCIFNELGLQAGDFYGNALNLNSEKSTYMNEKGIFFCNM; translated from the coding sequence ATGGATTTACAAAACCTTACAGATATTGCTATACAAGCAGCTTTAGCCGCAGGCAAAGTCATTCAAAAATATATGAATGATGATGTTACTATTTTAGAGAAAAAAATAGGAGATTCTTTGGCATCTCAAGTACTTACAGAAGTAGATTTAAAAAGTGAAGCAACTGTTTTATCTTATCTTTTACCCACTTGTAAAACCTATGATTTGGGGCTGTTAACAGAAGAGCAAGAAGATGATAAAAGTAGATTTTCTAAAGAATTTTTCTGGTGTATAGATCCTATAGATGGTACGTTAGCATTTATAAAAAAGCAAGCTGGTTTTTCGGTTTCAATTGCATTGATTTCTAAAGAAGGAGTTCCTCAAATTGGAGTTGTTTTTGATCCTACAACCAATAATTTATATCACGCCATAAAAGGACAAGGTGCTTTTAAAAATAGAGAAACTTGGCAATTAAATGAACCCAACAATTATTTAACCTATACTATCGAAAAATCGTTAACAACTTTACCAGAAAAAGATGAATTTATAGCAATTTTGAATCGAGAAAAAGAAAAATTAAAATTAAGCGAATTGAAAGAGCATTTTGGTTCAGGTTCTGTTTTAAATGCAATAGCAGTGGCTGAAAATAGACCTGCCATAATGTTTAAATTTCCCAAAAAAGAAAATGGTGGAGGTTCTTTTTGGGACTATGCTTCAACGGTGTGTATTTTTAATGAACTCGGTTTGCAAGCTGGAGATTTTTATGGAAACGCATTAAATTTAAATAGCGAAAAAAGTACGTATATGAATGAGAAAGGAATATTCTTTTGCAATATGTAA
- a CDS encoding TIGR04282 family arsenosugar biosynthesis glycosyltransferase gives MSKNLLLIFTRNPELGKAKTRLAKTVGDETALEIYKFLLQKTRDISLKVNADKAVYYSVKVRENDIWDAKYYQKYQQFGEDLGIRILNAFKNGFDSGYQKVMIIGSDLYDLSSENIQKAFAELENNDVVIGPAEDGGYYLLGMNALQEKVFKNKKWGTETVRKDTLLDLQDKKVKLLAYKNDIDVYEDIIDIPEIMSKFINVK, from the coding sequence ATGAGTAAAAACTTACTACTAATCTTTACTAGAAATCCAGAATTAGGCAAAGCAAAAACACGTTTAGCTAAAACTGTTGGAGATGAAACAGCGTTAGAAATTTATAAATTCTTACTACAAAAAACCAGAGATATTTCATTAAAAGTAAATGCAGATAAAGCCGTTTATTATTCTGTGAAAGTTAGAGAAAATGATATTTGGGATGCTAAATATTATCAAAAATACCAACAATTTGGTGAAGATTTAGGTATTAGAATCTTAAACGCATTTAAAAATGGTTTTGATTCTGGCTACCAAAAAGTAATGATTATTGGCAGTGATTTGTATGATTTATCATCAGAAAATATTCAAAAAGCATTTGCAGAATTAGAGAATAATGATGTGGTTATTGGTCCTGCAGAAGATGGTGGTTATTACCTTTTAGGGATGAATGCATTGCAAGAAAAAGTGTTCAAAAATAAAAAATGGGGTACAGAAACTGTAAGAAAAGATACATTATTAGATTTACAAGATAAAAAAGTGAAATTATTAGCATATAAAAACGACATAGATGTATATGAGGATATTATTGATATTCCAGAAATTATGTCAAAGTTTATAAATGTTAAATAA
- a CDS encoding TIGR00730 family Rossman fold protein has protein sequence MNKIAVFCGSSLGFNSIYRDVAKELGNYFVNHNIGLVYGGGKLGMMGVIADEILANNGQVIGVIPKLLEKEEVMHSGVEEMIVCKKMSERKVIMSKLIDAYITLPGGFGTLDELFEALTLSQLQIEQKPVGLLNINGFFDAVLLQLDKMVEEGFLKQINRQMLIVADSVDDLMQKMNAYKAPKVTNVINKVVQ, from the coding sequence ATGAATAAAATTGCTGTTTTTTGCGGCTCAAGTTTAGGCTTTAATTCAATATACAGAGATGTAGCTAAAGAACTGGGGAACTATTTTGTAAATCATAATATTGGCTTGGTTTATGGTGGTGGTAAATTAGGAATGATGGGTGTTATTGCTGATGAAATTCTAGCAAATAATGGACAAGTTATAGGTGTAATACCTAAATTGTTAGAAAAAGAAGAAGTAATGCATTCTGGTGTAGAAGAAATGATTGTTTGTAAAAAAATGAGCGAACGAAAAGTTATTATGAGCAAATTAATAGATGCTTATATTACATTACCTGGAGGTTTTGGTACTTTAGATGAACTTTTTGAAGCTTTAACTCTAAGTCAGTTACAAATTGAACAAAAACCCGTTGGACTTTTAAATATCAATGGTTTTTTTGATGCTGTTTTGTTGCAATTAGATAAAATGGTTGAAGAAGGTTTTTTAAAACAAATAAATAGACAAATGCTTATTGTTGCAGATTCTGTTGATGATTTAATGCAAAAAATGAATGCATACAAAGCACCAAAAGTTACTAACGTTATTAACAAAGTAGTTCAATAA
- a CDS encoding toxin-antitoxin system YwqK family antitoxin gives MNQKILLILIVVFLFFGCLKTTNKNGIDKKELSNKNLSIPNIYTIKSKLFYDATKSAWTLNNNLYSGYLVDFYDNKLPKEKIGILKGKKHNLDIQWYADGHYKRITAYKNGKIHGDKKIWSSDIKHTLVAHYKFVSGKPHGEQKKWYVTGEIFKKMNLNMGKEQGLQQAYRKNGSLYANYEAKEGRVFGLKKAELCYSLENEKIKTIQ, from the coding sequence ATGAATCAAAAAATTTTATTGATTTTAATCGTTGTTTTTTTGTTTTTTGGTTGTTTAAAAACCACCAATAAAAATGGGATTGATAAGAAAGAATTATCAAATAAAAATTTATCAATTCCAAATATCTATACCATTAAATCTAAACTATTTTATGATGCAACAAAATCTGCTTGGACACTAAACAATAATTTATACTCAGGTTATTTAGTAGATTTTTATGATAATAAACTCCCTAAAGAAAAAATCGGCATCCTTAAAGGCAAAAAACATAATTTAGACATTCAATGGTATGCTGATGGGCATTACAAACGAATAACAGCATATAAAAATGGTAAAATTCATGGTGATAAAAAAATTTGGTCTTCTGATATTAAGCATACATTAGTTGCACATTATAAATTCGTTTCTGGAAAACCTCATGGAGAACAAAAAAAATGGTATGTAACAGGAGAAATATTTAAAAAAATGAATTTAAATATGGGGAAAGAACAAGGATTACAGCAAGCCTATAGAAAAAATGGTAGTTTGTACGCAAATTATGAAGCTAAAGAAGGTAGAGTTTTTGGGTTAAAAAAAGCAGAACTTTGTTATAGTTTAGAAAACGAAAAAATAAAAACAATACAGTAA
- a CDS encoding rhodanese-like domain-containing protein — translation MKKIALFFLLFSSALFAQKKLDKLLNKFNKNNVPYISVDSLAKTNAILLDAREEKEYKTSHLKEAICVGFDNFNVDKTINKLPEDKNTKIVVYCSLGIRSEIVAHQLIKAGYTNVYNLYGGIFEWKNANFKVIDTLGKPTEKVHTFNKDWSKWLKKGKKVYE, via the coding sequence ATGAAAAAAATAGCGCTCTTTTTTTTACTTTTTTCATCTGCTTTGTTTGCTCAAAAAAAGCTAGATAAACTGTTGAATAAATTTAATAAAAACAATGTGCCCTATATTTCTGTAGATTCTTTAGCTAAAACCAACGCTATTTTGTTAGATGCCAGAGAAGAAAAAGAATATAAAACCAGCCATTTAAAAGAGGCAATTTGTGTGGGTTTTGATAATTTTAATGTAGATAAAACAATAAATAAATTACCAGAAGATAAGAATACAAAAATAGTAGTGTATTGCTCTTTGGGTATTCGATCAGAAATTGTCGCTCATCAATTAATTAAAGCAGGTTATACCAATGTTTACAATTTATATGGTGGTATTTTCGAATGGAAAAATGCCAATTTTAAAGTGATTGATACATTAGGAAAACCTACAGAAAAAGTACATACATTTAATAAAGATTGGAGTAAATGGTTAAAAAAAGGAAAGAAAGTTTATGAGTAA